Proteins encoded in a region of the Shewanella polaris genome:
- a CDS encoding SDR family oxidoreductase, producing MMNKNTIFITGAASGIGLATAKHFHKKGYWVGMADINLVQLKQATEIWDRTRVRLFQLDVSDFSQVQHAMAKFCAEHNGCLAVLVNNAGILKIGPFEEISIEHHQRTLSVNVIGVMNLCHAAWPYLKNNDTSTIINMSSASSDYGVPELASYSASKFAVKALTEALELEWKKYGISVCDVMPPFVATNMLKSQKNTSNVMQRLGVNITAEHVVTVIDKQVKRPKTHRTVSMVYGLLHRLSNVSPAYVNRLAMKLLSR from the coding sequence ATGATGAATAAAAACACTATATTTATTACCGGCGCAGCTTCCGGCATTGGCTTAGCGACTGCAAAACACTTTCATAAAAAGGGTTACTGGGTCGGCATGGCCGACATCAATTTGGTGCAATTAAAACAAGCCACCGAAATATGGGATAGAACGCGAGTACGGTTGTTTCAGCTAGATGTCAGTGATTTTTCACAAGTACAACACGCTATGGCTAAATTTTGTGCTGAACATAATGGTTGCTTGGCAGTATTAGTTAATAATGCCGGCATATTGAAAATAGGTCCCTTTGAAGAAATTTCTATCGAACATCATCAGCGCACGTTAAGTGTCAATGTCATCGGTGTGATGAATCTATGTCATGCTGCATGGCCATATTTAAAAAATAATGACACCAGTACTATTATCAACATGTCATCAGCCAGTAGCGATTACGGTGTACCAGAATTGGCCAGCTATTCCGCCAGTAAATTTGCTGTAAAAGCACTAACCGAAGCATTGGAACTAGAGTGGAAAAAGTATGGCATAAGCGTATGTGATGTTATGCCACCCTTTGTGGCAACCAATATGCTTAAGTCACAAAAAAACACCTCCAACGTCATGCAACGACTCGGCGTTAATATCACCGCAGAACATGTGGTGACAGTGATTGATAAGCAAGTAAAACGCCCTAAAACCCATAGAACGGTCAGTATGGTCTATGGGTTATTGCATCGCCTAAGCAATGTGTCACCGGCTTATGTTAATCGCCTAGCGATGAAATTATTAAGTCGATAA
- a CDS encoding alpha/beta hydrolase, with product MDNTNKPVAQDEQLQGEQLQAPKLEAKQLLAAKLLSLAPLYQLPVTLFRYVFLTMDRALGLTKIEMDKVINLTVPVSAATPLLGTIPLNEHSASDSSHTIANRIKLRIYHPSANKPQKTLVYFHGGGGVIGSINTHDHFCRYLAKHGNMNIISVDYRLAPEHKFPIPICDAIEAWNYINTNHQQLDINPQHIGVGGDSAGGYLACILGLHSLQTSLPVQVKVKPAFQFLIYPMVDLQGLTESYRRFNKQLILTRDLMDYFRLHYLHSLDQVTLPLVSPLQAKDISESPKSYILTLGYDPLRDDGIAYAQRLKAAGINTQHQHFNDCMHGFISITKLSARAKQASHNIAMALNSFND from the coding sequence ATGGACAACACCAACAAGCCAGTAGCACAAGATGAACAACTACAAGGCGAACAGCTACAAGCGCCTAAGCTAGAAGCTAAACAATTACTGGCCGCCAAGTTGTTGTCATTAGCGCCGTTATACCAGTTGCCAGTCACATTATTCAGATATGTATTTCTAACGATGGACCGAGCACTTGGGCTGACTAAAATTGAAATGGATAAGGTGATTAATTTAACGGTTCCAGTGAGCGCCGCCACTCCTCTTTTGGGCACTATTCCTTTGAACGAACATAGCGCCAGCGATAGCAGCCATACCATCGCTAACAGAATAAAGCTTCGCATCTACCACCCAAGCGCCAACAAACCGCAAAAAACCTTAGTATACTTTCATGGTGGCGGCGGTGTGATTGGCAGCATTAACACTCATGACCACTTTTGCCGCTATCTGGCTAAACATGGCAACATGAACATTATCTCCGTAGATTACCGACTGGCCCCCGAACATAAATTCCCAATCCCGATTTGTGATGCCATCGAAGCGTGGAACTATATCAATACCAATCATCAACAACTTGATATTAATCCACAACACATAGGCGTAGGAGGTGACAGCGCAGGTGGATATCTGGCGTGTATTCTCGGTTTACATTCACTGCAAACATCACTGCCAGTACAGGTAAAAGTAAAACCTGCATTTCAGTTTTTAATCTACCCAATGGTAGATTTACAAGGCTTAACCGAGTCTTATCGCCGTTTCAATAAGCAGTTAATACTCACCCGCGATTTAATGGATTATTTCAGGCTGCATTATTTACATTCTCTCGACCAAGTCACTCTGCCATTAGTGAGTCCACTGCAAGCAAAAGACATTAGCGAATCGCCAAAAAGCTACATACTAACCCTAGGTTACGATCCATTAAGGGATGATGGCATTGCATATGCGCAGCGCCTAAAAGCGGCAGGCATCAACACACAACACCAGCATTTTAATGATTGCATGCATGGCTTTATTTCAATCACAAAACTCAGCGCTCGCGCCAAACAAGCCAGTCATAACATAGCTATGGCATTAAACAGCTTTAATGATTAA
- a CDS encoding DNA polymerase III subunit epsilon has protein sequence MSKLNAEERKARDNERFSQRVDERRVKGEDVVAYALANDKAFKFLTKTEKHSFKERKAELEEQAKLKKQQQFDLKAQQELEKVEAEFTATEE, from the coding sequence ATGAGTAAGTTAAATGCCGAAGAGCGTAAGGCTCGAGATAACGAACGTTTTTCACAACGTGTTGATGAGCGTAGAGTAAAAGGCGAAGATGTGGTTGCCTATGCACTTGCCAATGATAAAGCGTTTAAGTTTCTGACCAAGACAGAAAAACACAGCTTTAAAGAAAGAAAAGCAGAGCTTGAAGAACAAGCAAAACTGAAAAAACAGCAACAATTTGATCTTAAAGCCCAGCAAGAATTAGAAAAGGTTGAAGCAGAGTTTACTGCTACTGAAGAGTAA
- a CDS encoding class I SAM-dependent DNA methyltransferase, translating to MSTNALYTDLSGYYDLMCRDINYQQQSNSVARLHQFLGNNGKQHLDLACGTGPHVRHFIDLGFQSSGLDINQPMLDIAMRRCPEAQFILQNMTEFYVEEKLDLITCFLYSIHYSAGTEALKACIASVHKALNSGGLFCFNSVDKHKINNKALVKHSAEFDGSQFVFESGWHYSGEGDMQSLNLSIGKTQFDATELWQDSHAMVATSFTELNALLSPYFDIHIFEHDYDKIIPWDLDSGNALFVCVKREIE from the coding sequence ATGTCTACTAATGCCCTTTATACCGACTTGTCCGGTTATTACGATTTAATGTGTCGCGATATTAACTACCAACAACAAAGCAATAGCGTAGCGCGCTTACACCAGTTTTTGGGAAACAATGGTAAACAGCATTTAGATTTAGCTTGTGGAACCGGGCCGCATGTTAGGCATTTTATCGATTTAGGTTTTCAAAGCAGTGGGCTCGATATTAATCAGCCTATGCTCGATATTGCTATGCGTCGTTGTCCGGAAGCGCAGTTTATTTTACAAAATATGACTGAGTTTTATGTTGAAGAAAAACTCGATTTGATTACCTGCTTTTTGTACTCAATTCACTACTCTGCGGGAACCGAGGCACTTAAAGCTTGTATTGCTAGTGTGCATAAAGCCTTAAATTCAGGCGGACTGTTTTGTTTTAACTCTGTTGATAAACATAAAATCAATAATAAGGCGTTGGTGAAACATAGTGCCGAATTTGATGGTAGTCAGTTTGTGTTTGAATCGGGTTGGCATTACAGCGGTGAAGGTGACATGCAATCGCTCAATTTAAGTATTGGTAAAACCCAGTTTGATGCAACGGAGTTATGGCAAGATTCTCATGCGATGGTTGCCACTAGCTTTACTGAACTTAACGCATTGTTAAGTCCGTATTTCGATATCCATATATTTGAACACGATTACGACAAAATCATCCCGTGGGATCTTGATTCTGGCAATGCTTTGTTTGTGTGTGTGAAACGCGAGATTGAGTGA
- a CDS encoding TIGR00645 family protein, translated as MEKVFERLMYASRWIMAPIYLGLSLILFALAVKFFQEIFHVLPNIFTIGEVDLVLITLSLIDITLVGGLLIMVMFSGYENFVSQLDVGENSEKLNWLGKMDSGSLKNKVAASIVAISSIHLLKIFMNAENVSNDKIMWYLLIHITFVLSAFAMGYLDKITRK; from the coding sequence ATGGAAAAAGTGTTTGAACGATTGATGTATGCATCGCGCTGGATCATGGCGCCTATTTATTTAGGATTAAGCCTAATCTTATTCGCCTTAGCCGTGAAGTTCTTCCAAGAGATTTTTCATGTGCTACCGAATATCTTCACGATAGGTGAAGTAGATTTAGTGCTGATCACACTATCACTCATCGACATTACTTTAGTCGGTGGTCTGCTTATTATGGTGATGTTTTCAGGTTATGAAAACTTTGTATCACAGCTTGATGTGGGTGAAAATAGTGAAAAACTCAACTGGCTGGGCAAGATGGATTCAGGCTCCCTTAAAAACAAGGTAGCAGCGTCAATTGTCGCGATTTCATCCATTCACCTACTTAAGATATTTATGAATGCCGAAAATGTCTCAAATGACAAAATCATGTGGTATCTACTCATCCACATCACCTTCGTGTTATCGGCCTTCGCCATGGGATATCTGGATAAAATTACCCGCAAGTAA
- a CDS encoding helix-turn-helix domain-containing protein: protein MTSPLNQQSLGLLIKETRNNAALTQDVAAMLCGVTKKTLIRVEKGNDVYISTVFKILNGLGISIDTAQNHNADPNVWY from the coding sequence ATGACATCTCCACTCAATCAACAATCCTTGGGTTTACTCATTAAAGAAACCAGAAACAACGCGGCATTGACTCAAGATGTGGCGGCGATGTTGTGTGGCGTGACCAAAAAGACGTTAATCCGTGTTGAGAAAGGTAATGATGTTTATATCTCGACAGTGTTCAAAATTCTTAATGGTCTGGGAATTAGTATTGATACAGCGCAGAATCATAACGCTGATCCTAATGTGTGGTACTAA
- a CDS encoding nuclease-related domain-containing protein encodes MILKTKTLQMTKTPQTIAGQKQEQDVAFFLRRAFKDHPEVLVINDFKFSFNDETAQIDHLIVYTYGFVLIESKSIKGHVKVNNQGEWTRSYNSQWSGMSSPIKQVELQQALLKEMLMHHKSEILSKLLGIKQQGFGGRCWHYLCAVSSNAVIDRKTMPKDVSDKLFKTEFLVDELKSIMNLKHKIIRLVNVADTRPDFNQQELDSIGQFLISQHIDSNIQQVDGAPAQLKQIQPIPKRPELKSALAPTNHLAQSNATILAPVAALAPDQHPILSCKYCGESTLYTPMHGKFGYYINCNQCSKNTSMKQPCPQCQSKNTKVTKRKETYTLNCVDCGFEKQII; translated from the coding sequence ATGATTCTTAAAACTAAAACACTGCAAATGACCAAAACACCGCAAACTATTGCCGGTCAAAAACAAGAACAGGATGTGGCCTTCTTCTTACGTCGCGCATTTAAAGATCATCCCGAAGTGTTGGTTATCAACGACTTCAAATTCAGCTTTAATGATGAAACCGCACAAATTGATCACTTGATCGTATACACCTATGGCTTTGTGTTAATTGAATCAAAAAGCATAAAAGGTCACGTTAAAGTAAACAACCAAGGCGAATGGACACGCAGCTATAACAGCCAATGGTCAGGTATGTCTTCGCCCATTAAACAAGTTGAGCTGCAACAAGCCTTGTTGAAAGAAATGCTCATGCATCATAAGAGTGAAATATTAAGCAAGTTACTGGGTATAAAACAACAAGGCTTCGGTGGACGTTGCTGGCATTATTTATGTGCGGTATCCAGTAATGCTGTAATCGACCGCAAAACCATGCCCAAAGACGTTTCGGACAAGCTTTTCAAAACCGAATTTTTGGTCGATGAACTAAAAAGCATCATGAACCTTAAACACAAAATAATCCGCTTGGTGAACGTCGCCGACACCCGTCCTGATTTTAACCAACAAGAACTCGATTCAATCGGCCAATTTCTTATTAGCCAACATATCGATTCAAATATTCAGCAAGTTGACGGTGCACCGGCACAACTAAAACAAATCCAGCCGATACCAAAAAGACCAGAGCTTAAATCAGCGTTAGCGCCGACTAATCATCTAGCTCAATCTAATGCCACAATACTTGCACCGGTAGCCGCATTAGCACCAGACCAACACCCCATACTAAGCTGTAAATATTGCGGTGAATCAACACTATATACACCGATGCATGGCAAATTCGGTTACTACATCAACTGTAACCAATGCAGCAAAAATACATCGATGAAACAACCATGCCCACAATGCCAGAGTAAAAATACCAAAGTCACTAAGCGCAAAGAAACCTACACATTGAATTGTGTGGATTGTGGGTTTGAAAAGCAGATTATTTAA
- the groL gene encoding chaperonin GroEL (60 kDa chaperone family; promotes refolding of misfolded polypeptides especially under stressful conditions; forms two stacked rings of heptamers to form a barrel-shaped 14mer; ends can be capped by GroES; misfolded proteins enter the barrel where they are refolded when GroES binds) codes for MAAKEVLFGNDARVKMLAGVNILANAVKVTLGPKGRNVVLDKSFGSPMITKDGVSVAKEIELTDKFENMGAQMVKEVASKANDAAGDGTTTATVLAQSIVVEGLKAVAAGMNPMDLKRGIDKAVIAAVAELKLLSQECSDSKAIAQVGTISANSDESIGEIIATAMQKVGKEGVITVEEGQALENELDVVEGMQFDRGYLSPYFINKPETGSIELDSPFILLVDKKVSNIRELLPILEGLAKTGKPLLIVAEDVEGEALATLVVNNMRGIVKVAAVKAPGFGDRRKAMLQDVAILTGGTVIAEEIGLELEKATLEDLGTAKRVIITKDNTTIIDGSGDQAQISARVSQIKQQVEESTSDYDKEKLQERMAKLAGGVAVIKVGAATEVEMKEKKARVEDALHATRAAVEEGVVAGGGVALVRVASKIKNVEVINEDQKHGVVIALRAMEAPLRQIATNAGQEASVVANTVKNGEGNFGYNAGNDTYGDMLEMGILDPTKVTRSALQFAASIAGLMITTEAMIAEVPQDDSAPDMGGMGGMGGMGGMM; via the coding sequence ATGGCAGCTAAAGAAGTCTTATTTGGTAATGACGCACGCGTAAAAATGCTTGCAGGCGTTAATATCCTAGCCAACGCAGTTAAAGTAACCTTAGGCCCTAAAGGTCGTAACGTTGTTTTAGATAAAAGCTTTGGTTCACCAATGATCACCAAAGATGGTGTGTCAGTGGCGAAAGAAATCGAACTAACAGACAAGTTCGAAAACATGGGCGCACAAATGGTGAAAGAAGTTGCTTCTAAAGCCAATGATGCAGCCGGTGACGGTACCACTACTGCAACAGTATTAGCTCAGTCTATTGTTGTTGAAGGCCTAAAAGCCGTTGCAGCGGGTATGAATCCAATGGATCTTAAGCGCGGTATCGACAAAGCGGTTATCGCAGCCGTTGCTGAACTTAAATTACTTTCTCAAGAATGTTCAGACTCTAAAGCCATTGCTCAAGTTGGTACTATCTCTGCAAACTCTGATGAGTCAATCGGCGAAATCATTGCTACAGCAATGCAAAAAGTCGGTAAAGAAGGCGTTATCACAGTTGAAGAAGGCCAAGCGCTTGAAAACGAATTAGACGTTGTTGAAGGTATGCAGTTTGACCGTGGTTACCTATCACCATACTTCATCAACAAGCCAGAAACTGGCAGCATTGAATTAGACAGCCCGTTCATTTTATTAGTAGACAAAAAAGTCTCTAATATTCGTGAATTGCTACCAATCCTTGAAGGTCTAGCTAAAACAGGTAAGCCATTGCTTATCGTTGCAGAAGACGTTGAAGGCGAAGCGTTAGCAACATTAGTTGTAAACAACATGCGTGGCATCGTTAAAGTGGCTGCTGTTAAGGCTCCTGGCTTTGGTGACCGTCGTAAAGCAATGCTTCAAGACGTTGCTATTTTAACTGGCGGTACTGTTATCGCTGAAGAAATCGGCCTAGAACTTGAAAAAGCAACGCTAGAAGATTTAGGTACTGCTAAGCGCGTTATCATCACTAAAGATAACACCACCATCATTGATGGTAGCGGCGACCAAGCACAGATTTCAGCACGTGTTTCGCAAATCAAACAACAAGTTGAAGAATCAACTTCAGACTACGACAAAGAAAAACTTCAAGAGCGTATGGCTAAGTTAGCTGGCGGTGTTGCAGTGATTAAAGTTGGCGCAGCAACAGAAGTTGAAATGAAAGAGAAAAAAGCGCGCGTAGAAGATGCATTACATGCAACTCGCGCAGCGGTAGAAGAAGGTGTGGTCGCCGGTGGTGGTGTAGCCCTTGTTCGCGTAGCAAGCAAAATTAAAAACGTTGAAGTGATTAACGAAGACCAAAAACACGGTGTGGTTATTGCCCTACGTGCTATGGAAGCGCCTTTACGTCAAATCGCAACTAACGCTGGTCAAGAAGCTTCAGTTGTCGCTAACACTGTTAAAAACGGTGAAGGTAACTTCGGTTACAACGCTGGCAACGACACTTACGGTGACATGTTAGAAATGGGTATCCTAGACCCAACTAAAGTGACTCGTAGCGCACTACAGTTCGCCGCATCTATTGCAGGCTTAATGATTACTACAGAAGCTATGATTGCTGAAGTACCTCAAGATGATTCTGCTCCAGATATGGGCGGAATGGGTGGTATGGGCGGAATGGGCGGCATGATGTAA
- a CDS encoding co-chaperone GroES, with protein sequence MNIRPLHDRVIVKRLEVESKSAGGIVLTGSAAEKSTRGEILAVGNGRISENGTVTPLDVKVGDVVIFNEGYGVKKEKIDGEEVLILSEADLMAVVG encoded by the coding sequence ATGAATATTCGTCCATTACATGACCGCGTTATCGTTAAACGTTTAGAAGTTGAATCTAAATCAGCAGGCGGTATCGTGCTTACAGGCAGCGCAGCTGAAAAATCAACTCGCGGTGAGATCCTTGCTGTAGGCAACGGTCGTATTTCAGAAAATGGCACAGTTACACCACTTGACGTTAAAGTGGGCGACGTGGTGATCTTCAACGAAGGTTACGGCGTGAAGAAAGAAAAAATTGACGGTGAAGAAGTCTTAATCCTGTCAGAAGCTGACCTGATGGCAGTAGTAGGCTAA
- a CDS encoding MATE family efflux transporter has product MKDRHGLLTAPIGRVLLNMTLPNLIGIMTILGGSLVDIFFISKLGTEALAAVSFTFPVTLVITSIGIGIGAGVSTNLGRLIGSGHAPESRVFLYDTLWITLVIIWGLSILGCVFIEPTFSLLGANSASLPLINDYMWYWYLGAPALVLLMVGNQALRATGDTHSPAKIMMLAAIVNLILDPLLIFGIGPFPRLEIQGAAIATTLSWVVAMSLAGHLIVVKRKLVKFAEFDFGRLILHFKVLSHIARPAALMNVINPIANGIIMAMLARIDNSGVAAFGAGIRLESVLLIVVMALSSSLMPFIAQNLGAGQHDRAKKALLMSLRFAFVFQTLLFIPLYFSADIIAGWFTHDPLVIEWLSFYIMVLPAAYGPLGILIIFATSLNAYHRPLSSLVINLCRLLLLMLPLALLGSYVGGVKGILLALPITNTLMGIACYYLATKISEPQNMNHAVPYPKATDTDEPNQQADEKDSMTHHLREY; this is encoded by the coding sequence ATGAAAGACAGACATGGGTTGCTCACCGCCCCTATTGGTCGTGTGCTGCTAAACATGACATTGCCTAACTTGATTGGCATTATGACCATTCTTGGTGGCAGTCTGGTAGACATCTTTTTTATCAGTAAGTTAGGCACTGAAGCTCTGGCTGCGGTGAGCTTTACTTTCCCTGTCACCTTAGTGATTACCAGTATAGGTATTGGTATTGGTGCAGGCGTGTCGACCAATCTTGGTCGCTTAATTGGTTCTGGGCATGCGCCGGAATCAAGAGTGTTTTTATATGACACCTTATGGATAACCTTGGTGATTATTTGGGGCTTATCCATACTCGGTTGTGTCTTCATTGAACCTACTTTTAGTTTACTGGGCGCTAACAGTGCCAGTTTGCCATTAATTAATGATTACATGTGGTACTGGTATTTAGGTGCCCCTGCATTGGTATTATTAATGGTGGGTAATCAGGCATTACGTGCCACGGGAGACACTCATTCCCCGGCTAAAATTATGATGCTAGCCGCCATTGTAAACTTGATCCTCGACCCATTACTTATCTTCGGCATTGGCCCTTTTCCACGTTTAGAAATCCAAGGCGCTGCCATTGCAACAACACTCTCTTGGGTGGTGGCAATGTCATTAGCGGGTCACTTGATTGTAGTTAAACGTAAATTGGTGAAGTTTGCTGAGTTTGATTTTGGTCGATTGATTTTGCATTTTAAAGTGTTATCTCATATCGCCCGCCCAGCAGCATTAATGAATGTGATTAACCCTATTGCTAACGGCATTATTATGGCGATGTTAGCCCGTATTGATAATAGCGGTGTGGCCGCCTTTGGTGCGGGTATTCGCCTTGAGTCAGTGTTACTGATTGTGGTGATGGCCTTGTCGTCGAGTTTAATGCCGTTTATTGCGCAAAACTTAGGTGCTGGCCAACATGACCGAGCGAAAAAAGCCTTATTAATGTCGTTGCGATTTGCGTTTGTATTTCAAACATTATTGTTTATTCCACTGTATTTTTCCGCTGATATAATTGCCGGATGGTTTACTCACGATCCGCTGGTTATTGAGTGGCTGAGTTTTTATATTATGGTGTTGCCTGCCGCATATGGGCCGCTGGGTATTTTAATTATTTTTGCGACGAGCTTAAATGCTTACCACAGACCGCTGAGTTCTCTGGTGATTAACTTGTGTCGCTTACTATTATTAATGTTACCGCTGGCGCTGCTGGGTTCTTATGTGGGCGGTGTAAAAGGTATTTTACTTGCATTGCCTATCACCAATACCTTAATGGGAATTGCTTGTTACTATTTAGCGACCAAGATTAGCGAACCACAAAACATGAATCATGCCGTGCCTTACCCCAAAGCGACTGATACTGATGAACCTAACCAACAAGCCGATGAAAAAGACTCCATGACTCATCATCTCCGCGAATATTAA
- a CDS encoding FxsA family protein produces the protein MFFILLLIFVLVPVIELNVLIEVAGSIGSWATVGLVLFTAVVGVSLVRSQGLSTLMSVQEKLARGEAPGQEIVEGMMLAAAGVLLLIPGFVTDFIGLVLLTPFTRAPIAAFLYKRMQLRVIANGGFPPGFGAGGGQSPFGQSGPFAGKGPFDQQGNTFDGDFESKDEQPRSHQIEYDNADADRDIDKDDDIIDVEPTQSKDDNKPS, from the coding sequence ATGTTTTTTATTTTATTGTTAATATTTGTTTTAGTTCCCGTCATTGAGCTCAATGTACTGATAGAAGTTGCGGGTTCAATTGGCTCATGGGCAACTGTGGGCTTGGTACTTTTTACAGCCGTTGTTGGTGTGTCACTGGTGCGCAGCCAAGGATTAAGTACCTTAATGTCGGTGCAAGAGAAGTTAGCCCGTGGTGAAGCACCTGGACAAGAAATTGTTGAAGGCATGATGTTAGCAGCCGCAGGAGTATTATTACTTATTCCAGGTTTTGTTACTGACTTTATCGGTTTAGTGTTATTAACGCCGTTTACCCGAGCGCCCATTGCTGCATTTTTATATAAACGTATGCAACTTCGCGTTATCGCTAATGGTGGTTTTCCTCCAGGATTTGGCGCTGGCGGTGGGCAGAGTCCATTCGGACAATCAGGCCCATTTGCAGGTAAAGGCCCATTTGATCAACAGGGAAATACGTTCGACGGTGATTTTGAGAGTAAAGATGAACAACCGCGCAGCCATCAAATCGAGTATGACAATGCCGATGCCGATCGCGATATTGACAAGGATGACGACATTATTGATGTTGAACCGACCCAGTCTAAAGATGACAACAAACCATCGTAG
- the cutA gene encoding divalent-cation tolerance protein CutA gives MYKPEQLLILTTCPDAETASRIAAALVEAKLAACVQIGQVVESVYRWDNNICQSYEVPMQIKCMTSDYHAIEQLVIQMHPYEVPEFIATPIIGGFGPYLQWIKDNSPS, from the coding sequence ATGTATAAACCTGAACAGCTGCTCATTTTAACCACCTGCCCAGATGCAGAAACAGCGTCACGCATTGCAGCTGCATTGGTTGAGGCGAAATTAGCGGCTTGTGTGCAAATTGGCCAAGTCGTTGAATCAGTTTATCGATGGGACAATAACATCTGTCAGTCGTATGAAGTACCAATGCAAATAAAATGTATGACGAGTGATTATCATGCCATTGAACAACTCGTGATCCAAATGCATCCTTATGAAGTACCAGAATTCATTGCCACTCCGATTATCGGTGGTTTTGGCCCTTATTTACAATGGATAAAAGACAACTCACCATCATGA